Proteins from a genomic interval of Leptospira bandrabouensis:
- a CDS encoding UDP-galactose-lipid carrier transferase, whose amino-acid sequence MKSNSSMSRILQLNQLNQEEKLSPDEYQVKMKVLKNRIRDLTFLSKEKERPVLFVFEGWDAAGKGGAIRRLTQEIDPRLFEVHNISAPNAEEIQHHYLWRFWNRIPKKGHIGIFDRSYYGRVLVERVEGFASESEWSRAYEEIALFEEQLISFGTIVFKFWLHIDSNEQLLRFETRKTDPLKRWKLTDEDWRNRDKWPLYEEAANQMFQKTDAPKAPWFLIPANNKYFARTKVLETVVNRLQEELE is encoded by the coding sequence ATGAAATCTAATTCATCTATGAGCCGCATTTTACAATTAAACCAATTGAACCAGGAAGAAAAACTTTCACCTGACGAATACCAGGTGAAGATGAAAGTTTTAAAAAATCGAATCCGAGACCTAACCTTTCTTTCCAAAGAAAAAGAAAGACCAGTTTTATTTGTATTCGAAGGTTGGGATGCTGCAGGGAAAGGTGGTGCCATTCGAAGGCTCACTCAAGAAATTGATCCCAGATTATTTGAAGTTCATAATATTTCCGCACCTAATGCAGAAGAAATCCAACACCATTATCTTTGGAGATTTTGGAATCGCATTCCGAAAAAAGGTCATATAGGGATTTTTGATCGTTCTTATTACGGTCGTGTTCTTGTCGAACGAGTAGAAGGATTTGCTTCCGAATCGGAATGGTCGCGGGCCTACGAAGAAATCGCCTTATTCGAAGAACAATTGATTAGTTTTGGAACCATCGTATTTAAGTTTTGGCTCCATATCGATTCCAATGAACAACTGTTACGTTTTGAGACTAGAAAAACCGACCCTCTCAAACGTTGGAAACTTACAGACGAAGATTGGCGTAACCGGGATAAATGGCCTCTTTACGAAGAAGCAGCCAACCAAATGTTCCAAAAAACCGACGCACCCAAAGCCCCTTGGTTTTTAATTCCGGCTAACAATAAATATTTTGCAAGGACCAAAGTCTTAGAAACAGTAGTGAATCGATTACAAGAGGAACTTGAGTAA
- a CDS encoding LA_3334 family protein: MKSTTLSLLTTLIIFILGISTISIYPAELRFPNGEVFHTEFIYEDERLLVVRFKGSEYKVPKKDLEYYNLVNNGQTNNSYKIAILSLKNGSVIKGTIADKNKDEVIIKSELGFLTINRSEIKNTVSEADDRPEFPIVYLANDKLDNQTRVGGSITYLPLFPPLGNQTPPLFGLSAFTEPAFLRFKNTYQLGFKFEYLQSTGPLKEVTTQSGYVYLHQSKVFQSNPLLDFYGIVGIGTSSVTYRFDQNNAKNGTNPSAYIELGWQGLKYGPSFYRIGWKNLCFFEIEKTHCGSGLELSGGVNF, from the coding sequence ATGAAAAGTACCACATTATCACTGTTAACAACATTAATTATATTTATTTTAGGGATCTCCACCATCTCAATCTATCCTGCAGAACTTCGATTTCCTAATGGTGAAGTTTTTCATACCGAATTTATTTACGAAGACGAACGTCTACTAGTTGTTCGTTTTAAGGGATCTGAATATAAAGTGCCCAAAAAGGATCTAGAATATTATAATTTAGTTAACAATGGACAAACCAATAATTCCTACAAAATCGCAATTTTATCATTAAAAAATGGTAGTGTTATCAAAGGAACGATCGCTGATAAAAACAAAGATGAAGTAATCATTAAATCTGAACTTGGTTTTTTAACCATAAATAGAAGCGAAATTAAAAACACTGTGTCAGAAGCCGACGATCGTCCGGAATTTCCAATTGTTTATTTAGCAAACGATAAACTGGACAACCAAACAAGAGTTGGCGGAAGCATTACCTATTTACCACTTTTCCCACCTTTAGGAAACCAGACTCCTCCGCTTTTTGGTCTTTCTGCCTTTACCGAACCCGCATTTTTAAGATTTAAAAACACATACCAATTAGGATTCAAATTTGAATACTTACAATCGACTGGACCTTTAAAAGAGGTTACTACACAATCTGGATATGTTTATCTACACCAATCAAAAGTCTTTCAATCCAATCCTTTATTAGATTTTTATGGAATTGTCGGAATAGGAACATCATCCGTTACCTATCGTTTCGACCAAAATAATGCAAAAAATGGCACAAACCCTTCTGCCTATATTGAGTTAGGTTGGCAGGGATTAAAATATGGACCTTCTTTCTATCGAATTGGGTGGAAAAACTTATGTTTTTTTGAAATAGAAAAAACTCATTGTGGCTCAGGATTAGAATTATCAGGTGGAGTCAATTTTTAA
- a CDS encoding PAS domain S-box protein — protein sequence MFPEDSSNYAQMILDNSTDAIVLMGLDYSVLAFNQNLKDTILAYSGKTINIGDDYREFVTAGDKDVFFELFQKALMGQSIIIERIASINSISIWFEYKMNPTYDKEKKLMGICLRGKNIDARKKMEIALSESEQKFRNLIESAPNAILIVDREGKISHCNLETENTFGFPREELVNQPVELLVPMHHRKGHDRLLEGYFQAPRPMRIGKNQVTSAVKKDGTEIQVEVSLNSFVVNQTNYVSAIIVDITEKVLADNKIQKQIFELKEIARIQSHEIRSPLANILGLINLLDSETTPETTNEIYSYLKKSAKELDHLVNDIVKRTANSLLEESEKR from the coding sequence ATGTTTCCTGAAGATTCTTCTAATTACGCACAAATGATCTTAGATAATTCGACCGATGCCATTGTGCTTATGGGTCTCGATTATTCAGTGCTTGCCTTTAACCAAAACCTAAAAGATACCATCCTTGCCTATTCTGGAAAAACCATAAATATTGGAGATGATTATCGAGAGTTTGTCACTGCAGGTGACAAAGACGTATTCTTTGAATTATTTCAAAAGGCACTTATGGGCCAAAGCATCATTATAGAAAGAATTGCTAGTATCAATTCCATATCCATTTGGTTCGAATACAAAATGAATCCGACTTATGATAAAGAAAAAAAACTAATGGGTATTTGTCTACGTGGTAAAAATATTGATGCACGAAAAAAAATGGAAATTGCCCTTTCTGAAAGTGAACAAAAATTTCGAAACTTAATTGAATCAGCACCCAATGCCATTCTTATCGTGGATCGAGAAGGGAAAATCAGCCACTGCAATTTAGAAACAGAAAATACCTTTGGTTTTCCAAGAGAAGAGCTCGTCAACCAACCCGTGGAACTTCTTGTTCCTATGCACCATAGAAAAGGCCATGATAGGTTGCTTGAAGGATACTTCCAAGCTCCAAGACCCATGCGAATTGGAAAAAACCAAGTCACATCGGCAGTCAAAAAAGATGGAACGGAAATCCAAGTAGAAGTCAGCCTAAATAGTTTTGTAGTTAACCAAACAAATTATGTTTCAGCCATCATTGTAGACATTACAGAAAAAGTTTTAGCTGATAACAAAATACAAAAACAAATTTTTGAATTAAAAGAAATAGCAAGAATCCAATCCCATGAAATACGAAGCCCTCTTGCCAATATTTTAGGTCTTATCAATCTTTTGGATTCAGAAACAACACCAGAAACGACGAACGAAATATATTCCTATTTAAAAAAATCGGCCAAGGAATTGGACCATCTAGTGAACGATATTGTAAAAAGAACTGCCAATAGCTTACTAGAAGAATCCGAGAAACGTTAA
- a CDS encoding kelch repeat-containing protein, producing the protein MKYKITFFFFIFFTLWNCANPLTDGGKANTAKIEWQLVTNISTNSAVVSWKCSGKVPGFLVTTGPNYNNVDTSFLDSELHAVSLSNLITDSDYSYIPSCGIKEIGLGIPSTFKTLSDNAVIFRRSIWIVGGIGSDKNAVSEIDYYDPVENIWHPAVTNVPTPRLNAQVVSFKNKIYVIGGIIKNGAFYTMSRIVEAYDPLTNTWNKSLADMPSTLQGGVAGAFDEEIVILGGTTTTDMTTGTIFNTVYKFYPNIGNSGTWVSLLSSTNIFPRIDMAGCTYNGSLIFTGGRFYSDGLAYATTDAYAPSLNSTSGKIEASISLARHGSGYACYRPISTDPYPTDTPAIFVVGGSTGTNISQPVTAVTNSNRFEYSFLGNASNAFVTGSNTPIALYYPAMEVSYEKRKLYLFGGASEFNLPVDQVYSLDLANAGGNPWVPESVNMPRSRFGHKAVILSR; encoded by the coding sequence ATGAAATATAAAATTACATTTTTCTTTTTTATCTTTTTTACACTATGGAATTGTGCAAATCCGCTCACGGACGGAGGAAAAGCAAATACAGCAAAAATTGAATGGCAACTTGTAACAAATATATCCACCAACTCAGCAGTTGTTAGCTGGAAATGTTCAGGGAAAGTTCCAGGTTTCTTAGTCACCACAGGGCCAAATTATAATAATGTAGATACTTCATTTCTTGATAGTGAACTTCACGCAGTCTCTCTTTCCAATTTAATTACTGATTCAGATTACAGTTATATACCTTCCTGCGGAATCAAAGAAATAGGATTAGGAATTCCATCTACTTTTAAAACACTATCTGACAATGCTGTCATATTTCGCCGAAGCATTTGGATTGTAGGAGGAATAGGTTCGGACAAAAATGCAGTCAGCGAAATAGATTATTACGATCCTGTAGAAAATATTTGGCATCCTGCGGTTACAAATGTTCCCACACCCCGGCTTAATGCTCAAGTAGTATCTTTTAAAAACAAAATCTATGTCATTGGTGGAATTATCAAAAATGGTGCCTTTTATACGATGAGTAGAATTGTAGAAGCATACGACCCTTTAACCAATACTTGGAACAAGAGTCTGGCAGACATGCCCTCTACTCTACAAGGTGGGGTCGCAGGTGCTTTCGATGAAGAAATTGTTATCCTAGGTGGAACAACAACGACGGATATGACTACCGGTACTATATTTAATACTGTTTATAAATTTTACCCTAATATTGGAAACAGTGGTACATGGGTTAGCCTCTTATCAAGTACCAATATTTTTCCTCGTATCGACATGGCAGGATGTACTTATAACGGAAGTTTAATTTTTACAGGGGGAAGATTTTATTCTGACGGATTAGCTTATGCAACAACTGATGCTTATGCCCCTTCACTTAATTCAACTTCTGGAAAAATTGAAGCCTCCATTTCTCTTGCAAGACATGGATCAGGTTATGCCTGTTACAGACCTATTTCCACAGATCCTTACCCTACTGATACTCCAGCAATATTTGTTGTTGGCGGTTCCACAGGAACCAATATATCACAACCAGTCACAGCCGTTACAAATTCAAATCGATTTGAATACTCCTTCCTAGGTAATGCTTCCAATGCATTTGTTACAGGTTCCAATACACCCATAGCCTTATACTATCCTGCTATGGAAGTTTCCTATGAAAAAAGAAAACTATATCTATTTGGGGGAGCATCAGAATTTAACCTTCCCGTAGACCAAGTCTATTCTTTGGACTTAGCCAATGCAGGTGGAAATCCTTGGGTTCCAGAATCAGTTAATATGCCGAGAAGTAGATTCGGACACAAAGCGGTAATTTTAAGTAGATAA
- a CDS encoding RHS repeat-associated core domain-containing protein: MRQIIIRLVLISLFSFLFLSFLGGQKLPQQMPEIGIDPSGNASFSIPLSIPVGTGDLTPSISLSYNSGMGSGLLGKGWSLGGGEYIKRDSVYGINLTNSDHYVSSEYGQLVDSDGSGQLFFSKNESFVSFYPQGNYGLGPTQFVTFDQSGNRSTYGGENAQVLTNNGAVMLWALSELRDSHGETIRYEWELRKGELYLSKIIYAGGARYINFEYEEREDFFNDYSEKQLVVRDWRLKKIRFYSDNSHVHTYEFFYSADSKTKDSLLTKIDFEKDNLFSLSTHLPLEFVYSISHTGVEPKLNSGANPLSNGYGSDQDIGDRMLELLKRAIFEYLSMKASEPPKTQTKLAKAYNKVLPKSIPRAGGGTGNGFDYNALNVEMPTYNPETEFVGRYPLGNKNRDACNWGPIACICTLFPACPPFVRMKCGEYAFFGADACNNGVLSANRAVLPTDIDGDGISEYSRLLGKADGDQIYIRSNDYVNSRDFSSPSFPIKYNTYIDIADIDGDGRTDFAYERSGVLYVAFSNGSGLESPTAFPNVTLTPYIQNYTRTANLAPRDYFVDMNRDGRADFVHFWNDRMSIYLSQGRGFVTEKVIWFDGHRSPLQETMDSNPFIAHRMNQFTDIDGDGIPEHLFVVNVNPPPEQYQLAALKARHFQEVGAADAERLSYTNEILSIFDGAEADGGRKNFLSERVFPDERSLYWSLVNNPGTATSSQKDTITKSIDRQFFEDRLKEIVDRHANELDIEISRIRNADLNGSAYQLVVTKIDTNNKTLSQTIQNIPRNVVGYMGKNWLVDINGDGLLDYVSFTNRNSHFNPYDYGVENAYTLHNEIKVAFNTGGKFDFDHYTNNYINTVVRPDRFAEDNDPNANKVSSFEFTDLNEDGIVDFIVKEFNSANYHVYHGKGNGSFDNRFDFSVESAEINGSRFEDRNADGIPDFFYQYGKNSTTRQILSDSPLTKGGLITKVINQVNGVESQISYIWKKDMPGAVVKGGSYNTSLPNLSPQMLVSSIRNSSGLGFAEEKKTYSYYNTRFKPGDIDSNENYGFESVTERTYVDGVLKLREVTHYLHNPNFPGFVGSVQVFTGSDVLVSEESKGYTKFTPHQGTKLVLQTSNESIRYENGQLKDQVVSTMTYDPSFAYSLNVSEENYNGRITRTEMNYQTNSAMKILSLPIESKKTVNGSLVEHKKWTYTGADMASESKLVSSGQWYSIYYSYDAIGNVTSSTDSLGRTLSYEYGDITRSKPTVTRNALGQTSKKTYDPKLDVELSVEDPNGNVATFAYDEYGRKTSSELDGEKQESIEYSFDGSYFTTKQTTHSAEGDVWTKDTTDLQGKIVKKESLVVEGIVSTVETKYDTLGREIQKSNAYFTGESPRWSYTYYYTQAEDAEERPKETIAATGEISRIVYGLRTNTVTTTNQSEVIRTETQNLDNWGRLVTKTTQGETLQYQYDNADRMVQISDPGNGITEISYDIGGRKTRYSDSNSGTIHYTYNVAGDLLTQTDARGIVIRKEVDGMGRITKVIPGNETPTIYEYDSGNSLSSAYVIGKLTKMTDGSGVTELAYDRKGNVTGEKRIIDDLQVLFQRTYDAFGRVKTLTYPEGTLVRNHYTGTGQLGFLTMDSHDGNSLNHTVVSYEGPKIADDKYYIERKTGNGIVTKIGYDPLRMRPLSLVTYLKDSSVEQSIKYDYDKRGNIATITDLMNESRNQSFEYDPLNRVTKAIGKYGEENYNYHRNGNLLNKGAFTYSYENGNHIHAVTRVNSPNTGIVGYAYDAMGNMTTRNGDTLVYNAQNKLMRIESLGGDKFEYTYDHSGMRIKKTLQNSNTTTYSFGNYYEIHRSPGQQEKHTLYVIGAEGDKVAQYSRGDAILLGQMASNEWLVNPFCKDVNIDCDTYWKNRVGFSFVSILENTNVYVDGKLREGHRALPWVMLLGFLFWVVYKTRDQQAGIDLANKTSDIFGISILPILSNRFQKQIPRYGTALFVVLFTFTTTAGCFPLLLGSGEAESGTPIWMLSLGNGIPNDTPSVADEPGQGGGGGGGSSTGNARVLGMYFFHPDHLGSITMITDGNGNVLAGGERGGKSHITYKPYGEIFRTDSYGPDITKFKYTGQEEDQESGLYYYKARYYDAGLARFVSNDGMVFPDKEQGMNRMMYVEGNPIAFVDPGGNNKYIHMFNRIVGHAMGKDFGGQGINKLGKNISTGINKAAVRNTMWASDRLSIRRHVKYIAREGAEKGIGHRNERLKDYAKDYIESKIETLLVKSLTRQPLTDKDYQIDAEDFVIGFVRSELIYQAGLTFASNIAGNVLTNIKDNPFDIFKYYNKYERIRKDTDLVKKVNSCKTGWLAACVEK; encoded by the coding sequence ATGCGGCAAATTATAATTAGATTAGTTCTTATTTCTTTGTTTTCGTTTTTATTTTTGTCGTTTTTAGGGGGACAAAAATTACCGCAACAAATGCCTGAAATTGGAATTGATCCTTCTGGGAATGCTTCTTTTTCCATTCCTTTGTCTATTCCAGTTGGTACAGGTGACCTAACTCCGTCAATTTCGCTGTCGTATAACTCAGGAATGGGTAGTGGATTATTAGGTAAAGGTTGGTCCCTTGGCGGTGGGGAATATATAAAAAGAGATTCGGTGTATGGAATCAACCTGACAAATTCAGATCATTATGTTTCCTCAGAATACGGGCAGTTAGTGGATAGTGATGGTTCCGGGCAGTTATTCTTTTCCAAAAATGAAAGTTTCGTTTCGTTTTACCCACAAGGTAATTATGGACTTGGGCCTACACAGTTTGTCACTTTTGATCAATCTGGAAATCGATCTACCTATGGCGGTGAAAACGCACAAGTTTTAACAAATAACGGAGCTGTTATGTTATGGGCGCTTTCCGAATTGAGGGACTCGCATGGTGAAACAATTCGTTATGAGTGGGAACTTAGAAAGGGCGAGCTTTACCTTTCCAAAATTATTTATGCCGGAGGAGCTAGGTATATAAATTTTGAATATGAAGAAAGAGAAGATTTTTTTAATGATTACTCCGAAAAACAACTAGTTGTCCGCGATTGGCGGCTTAAAAAAATCAGATTTTATTCTGATAATTCGCACGTACATACATATGAGTTTTTTTATTCTGCTGATTCCAAAACAAAAGACTCTCTTTTAACAAAAATCGATTTTGAAAAGGACAATTTGTTTTCGTTATCGACACACCTGCCATTGGAATTTGTTTATTCGATAAGTCATACAGGAGTGGAACCTAAACTAAATAGCGGTGCCAATCCTCTTTCTAACGGTTATGGTTCGGACCAAGATATCGGAGACAGGATGCTTGAGCTTTTAAAAAGAGCAATCTTTGAATATCTTTCCATGAAAGCATCGGAGCCTCCGAAAACTCAAACAAAACTTGCAAAAGCTTATAATAAAGTCCTACCCAAATCCATCCCAAGAGCTGGCGGCGGAACAGGAAATGGTTTTGATTATAATGCATTGAATGTTGAGATGCCAACTTATAATCCTGAAACGGAATTTGTTGGAAGGTATCCACTTGGGAATAAAAATAGAGATGCCTGCAATTGGGGACCTATTGCCTGTATATGTACACTTTTCCCTGCTTGCCCTCCCTTTGTTCGGATGAAATGTGGGGAGTATGCTTTTTTTGGTGCTGATGCTTGCAATAACGGTGTATTATCTGCAAATAGAGCTGTTTTACCTACTGATATAGATGGTGATGGAATCTCTGAATATTCGAGATTACTTGGAAAGGCAGATGGAGACCAAATTTATATTCGCTCCAATGATTATGTGAATAGCAGGGACTTTAGTTCGCCTAGTTTCCCAATTAAATATAATACTTATATAGATATTGCTGATATTGATGGAGATGGTCGGACAGACTTTGCTTATGAGAGGTCTGGAGTTTTGTATGTTGCCTTTTCCAATGGCAGTGGGCTCGAAAGTCCCACAGCTTTTCCCAATGTGACTTTGACTCCATATATTCAAAATTATACCCGCACTGCTAATTTAGCACCTAGAGATTACTTTGTTGATATGAATAGGGATGGTAGGGCAGACTTTGTCCATTTCTGGAATGATCGAATGTCCATTTATCTGTCTCAAGGTAGGGGTTTTGTCACTGAAAAAGTGATTTGGTTTGATGGTCATAGAAGTCCTCTCCAAGAAACGATGGATTCGAATCCATTTATCGCACACCGTATGAATCAGTTTACTGACATTGATGGAGATGGTATCCCCGAACATTTATTCGTTGTTAATGTAAATCCTCCCCCAGAACAGTACCAATTAGCAGCTCTAAAAGCACGTCATTTCCAAGAAGTAGGAGCCGCAGATGCAGAGAGATTATCCTATACTAATGAAATCTTATCCATATTTGATGGGGCTGAGGCAGATGGAGGTCGTAAGAATTTTCTTTCAGAGAGAGTTTTTCCTGATGAGAGGTCGTTGTATTGGAGTTTGGTAAACAACCCAGGAACAGCAACTTCTTCTCAAAAAGATACGATTACCAAATCGATTGATAGGCAATTTTTTGAAGATCGACTAAAGGAAATTGTAGATCGCCATGCAAATGAATTGGATATTGAAATTAGTCGAATTCGAAATGCTGATTTGAATGGCTCTGCGTATCAATTGGTTGTTACAAAGATTGATACAAACAATAAAACTCTTTCACAGACAATTCAAAATATTCCACGAAACGTTGTGGGTTATATGGGGAAAAACTGGCTCGTCGATATTAATGGCGATGGACTTCTAGATTATGTTTCTTTTACCAACCGTAATAGTCATTTTAATCCTTATGATTATGGAGTTGAGAATGCATATACCCTACATAACGAAATTAAAGTAGCATTCAACACTGGTGGCAAATTCGATTTTGATCATTATACTAATAATTACATTAATACTGTCGTTAGGCCAGACCGGTTCGCTGAGGATAACGACCCGAATGCTAATAAAGTTTCTAGTTTTGAATTCACTGATCTCAATGAAGATGGAATCGTAGATTTTATTGTAAAAGAGTTTAACTCTGCCAATTACCACGTATATCACGGGAAGGGGAATGGTTCTTTTGATAATCGATTTGATTTTAGTGTGGAATCAGCTGAGATTAATGGGAGTCGGTTTGAGGATAGAAATGCGGATGGTATTCCTGACTTCTTTTATCAATACGGAAAAAATAGTACCACTAGGCAAATTTTATCCGATAGTCCATTAACTAAAGGTGGCCTCATCACGAAGGTAATCAATCAAGTCAATGGCGTAGAGTCTCAGATTTCCTATATATGGAAAAAAGATATGCCAGGGGCTGTCGTAAAAGGTGGCAGTTACAATACATCGCTTCCGAACTTATCTCCTCAAATGTTGGTATCCTCTATCCGTAACTCCTCTGGTTTGGGATTTGCCGAAGAAAAAAAGACATACTCCTATTATAACACCCGTTTTAAGCCGGGGGATATAGATTCGAACGAAAATTACGGTTTTGAATCTGTCACGGAAAGGACATATGTAGATGGAGTTCTGAAATTAAGAGAAGTCACTCATTATTTACACAACCCAAACTTCCCTGGTTTTGTGGGGAGTGTTCAGGTATTCACGGGTAGTGATGTTTTGGTTTCGGAAGAGTCCAAAGGATATACAAAATTCACTCCACACCAGGGAACCAAATTAGTTTTACAAACTTCCAACGAATCAATCCGGTATGAAAATGGACAACTGAAAGACCAAGTGGTTAGTACCATGACTTACGATCCTAGTTTTGCTTATTCCTTAAATGTTTCTGAAGAAAACTATAATGGACGAATCACTCGGACTGAAATGAACTACCAAACCAATTCCGCTATGAAGATACTTTCTCTTCCCATTGAATCCAAAAAAACAGTGAACGGAAGTTTGGTGGAACATAAAAAATGGACTTACACTGGTGCCGATATGGCTTCGGAAAGTAAACTGGTAAGTTCGGGACAGTGGTATTCTATTTATTATTCCTATGATGCCATTGGAAATGTGACAAGCTCCACAGATTCTTTAGGTAGAACATTGTCTTATGAATATGGTGACATTACTCGCAGTAAACCCACTGTCACAAGGAATGCACTTGGCCAAACTAGTAAAAAAACTTACGATCCAAAACTGGATGTGGAGCTAAGTGTAGAAGATCCCAATGGGAATGTAGCCACCTTTGCATACGATGAATATGGAAGGAAAACTTCTAGTGAATTGGATGGGGAAAAACAAGAATCCATCGAATATTCTTTTGATGGTTCTTATTTTACTACGAAACAAACCACTCACTCTGCTGAGGGTGATGTGTGGACAAAGGATACAACGGATTTACAAGGAAAGATTGTTAAAAAAGAATCTCTTGTTGTGGAAGGCATTGTTTCTACTGTTGAAACAAAGTATGATACTCTTGGACGGGAGATTCAGAAATCCAATGCCTATTTTACTGGTGAATCCCCACGCTGGTCTTATACCTATTATTACACACAAGCAGAAGATGCTGAGGAACGACCTAAAGAAACCATTGCTGCTACGGGAGAAATTTCCCGAATAGTGTATGGACTTAGGACAAACACTGTGACAACCACAAACCAATCGGAAGTGATTCGCACAGAAACTCAAAACCTAGACAATTGGGGAAGGCTTGTTACCAAAACAACACAAGGGGAAACATTACAATATCAGTATGACAATGCAGACCGTATGGTTCAAATCTCTGATCCAGGGAATGGGATTACAGAAATTAGTTACGATATTGGTGGAAGAAAAACCAGGTATAGTGATTCCAATTCCGGAACCATTCATTACACATACAACGTAGCAGGAGATTTACTGACCCAAACCGATGCCCGTGGAATCGTGATTCGTAAGGAAGTGGATGGAATGGGAAGGATCACAAAGGTAATTCCTGGAAATGAAACTCCCACCATTTATGAATATGATTCAGGAAACTCGTTATCGAGTGCTTATGTGATTGGGAAGTTAACCAAAATGACAGATGGATCGGGAGTCACGGAACTGGCTTATGATAGAAAAGGAAATGTAACTGGCGAAAAACGGATCATAGACGACTTGCAGGTGTTATTCCAAAGAACCTACGATGCCTTTGGTCGCGTGAAGACTCTCACTTACCCGGAAGGGACACTCGTTCGTAACCATTATACGGGAACGGGCCAACTTGGCTTTTTGACAATGGACTCTCATGATGGGAATAGTTTGAACCATACGGTGGTGAGCTATGAAGGTCCAAAGATCGCGGACGATAAATATTACATAGAAAGAAAAACAGGAAATGGGATTGTTACAAAGATTGGCTACGACCCACTTCGTATGCGACCACTATCCCTCGTGACATACTTAAAAGATAGTTCTGTCGAACAAAGTATTAAGTATGATTATGATAAACGTGGAAATATCGCAACGATTACGGATCTGATGAATGAATCTCGTAACCAAAGTTTTGAATATGATCCTTTGAACCGAGTGACGAAGGCTATTGGAAAATACGGGGAAGAAAACTACAATTACCATAGAAATGGAAATCTTTTGAATAAAGGAGCGTTTACTTATTCCTATGAAAATGGAAATCATATCCATGCTGTGACAAGAGTGAATAGTCCAAATACTGGAATCGTTGGTTATGCCTACGATGCGATGGGGAATATGACTACCCGTAATGGGGATACGTTAGTTTATAATGCGCAAAATAAACTAATGCGCATCGAGTCGCTCGGCGGGGACAAATTCGAATATACTTATGACCATTCGGGGATGAGGATTAAAAAGACCTTACAGAATTCCAATACAACGACTTATAGCTTTGGTAACTATTATGAAATCCACCGAAGCCCCGGCCAACAAGAGAAACATACGTTATATGTGATAGGAGCAGAAGGGGATAAGGTTGCCCAGTATAGTCGAGGGGATGCCATTCTCTTAGGGCAAATGGCCTCGAACGAGTGGCTAGTGAATCCATTTTGCAAGGATGTAAACATCGATTGTGATACGTATTGGAAGAATCGAGTTGGGTTTTCCTTCGTAAGCATTTTAGAAAATACGAATGTGTATGTGGATGGAAAGTTAAGAGAAGGTCATCGAGCGTTACCTTGGGTAATGCTGTTAGGATTTCTATTTTGGGTGGTATACAAAACAAGAGACCAACAAGCTGGAATTGACTTAGCGAATAAAACTTCGGATATCTTTGGAATATCCATTTTACCTATCTTATCCAATCGATTCCAAAAACAGATTCCTCGATATGGAACAGCATTGTTTGTGGTTCTCTTTACTTTTACCACCACAGCGGGATGTTTCCCATTGTTACTCGGTAGCGGGGAGGCAGAATCTGGGACACCGATTTGGATGCTTAGTCTTGGAAATGGCATTCCTAATGATACACCATCTGTTGCCGACGAACCAGGCCAAGGTGGTGGTGGCGGAGGAGGTTCTTCCACAGGAAATGCGAGAGTATTAGGAATGTATTTTTTCCATCCAGACCATTTGGGAAGTATCACTATGATTACCGATGGAAATGGAAACGTTCTAGCGGGAGGGGAGAGAGGTGGTAAGAGTCATATCACTTACAAACCTTATGGAGAAATATTCAGGACAGATTCTTATGGACCTGACATTACTAAATTCAAATATACGGGACAAGAAGAAGACCAGGAAAGTGGTTTGTATTATTACAAGGCAAGGTATTATGATGCTGGCCTTGCTCGGTTTGTGAGTAATGATGGTATGGTTTTTCCCGATAAAGAACAAGGGATGAACCGGATGATGTATGTGGAAGGGAATCCGATAGCATTTGTAGACCCAGGTGGAAACAATAAATATATTCATATGTTTAATCGAATTGTGGGTCATGCGATGGGTAAGGATTTTGGCGGACAAGGAATCAATAAATTAGGTAAAAATATTTCCACGGGTATAAATAAAGCTGCAGTTAGAAATACCATGTGGGCTTCTGATAGATTATCAATCAGAAGGCATGTTAAATATATAGCAAGGGAAGGAGCTGAAAAAGGAATTGGTCATAGAAATGAACGGCTTAAGGATTATGCAAAAGACTACATTGAATCAAAAATTGAAACTCTATTGGTAAAAAGTCTTACGCGGCAACCCCTAACTGATAAAGATTACCAAATAGATGCTGAGGATTTTGTTATTGGCTTTGTAAGATCAGAACTAATTTATCAAGCAGGATTGACTTTTGCATCGAATATTGCAGGCAATGTATTAACAAATATAAAAGACAATCCATTTGATATATTTAAATATTACAATAAATATGAAAGAATAAGGAAAGATACAGATTTGGTAAAAAAAGTAAATTCTTGTAAGACAGGCTGGCTGGCCGCCTGTGTAGAAAAGTAA